One part of the Ruegeria sp. AD91A genome encodes these proteins:
- a CDS encoding helix-turn-helix transcriptional regulator, whose product MSYEPRLNIVGAALADSSRTRILCELMDGRAHTGKELASVAGIAPNTASEHLSKLRGADMIVAEKSGRCVYYRIASDEVAETLEQLSALSPTDHLYRGRNGECPPDLVARTCYNHIAGRLGVVLARRLVDQGWMSVEGTSARLTQSGGAHLKRIGILSDAASSLPVKCCLDWSERRHHFSGPFGVNLLDQALSRKWVTRPRNGRALYIEPKGLAAFELYFGISKDMLFRSFEVT is encoded by the coding sequence ATGTCATATGAACCCAGGCTGAATATTGTCGGCGCTGCACTTGCGGATTCAAGCAGGACCCGCATTCTGTGCGAGTTGATGGATGGTCGGGCGCACACCGGAAAAGAACTGGCATCCGTTGCCGGGATCGCCCCGAACACCGCAAGTGAGCACCTGTCGAAACTTCGGGGTGCAGATATGATCGTCGCCGAGAAAAGCGGACGGTGCGTCTATTACCGCATCGCCAGCGATGAGGTCGCGGAAACTCTTGAACAGCTGTCTGCATTGTCGCCCACCGATCATCTGTACAGAGGTCGAAACGGGGAATGTCCGCCTGATTTGGTGGCGCGGACCTGTTACAACCACATCGCCGGTCGTCTTGGAGTCGTCTTGGCCCGGCGACTTGTGGACCAAGGCTGGATGTCTGTCGAAGGGACAAGCGCGCGCCTGACCCAAAGCGGAGGTGCGCATCTGAAGCGTATTGGAATTCTGTCTGACGCTGCATCATCTCTACCGGTCAAATGCTGTCTGGACTGGTCCGAGCGTCGCCACCATTTTTCCGGGCCGTTCGGGGTCAATCTTCTCGATCAGGCACTGTCAAGGAAATGGGTAACCCGCCCGCGCAACGGCAGGGCTTTGTACATCGAGCCGAAAGGTCTTGCTGCTTTCGAGCTGTATTTTGGCATCTCCAAAGACATGTTGTTTCGTAGCTTTGAAGTCACTTGA
- a CDS encoding transporter substrate-binding domain-containing protein: protein MLKKLVALAAFTTFTTGPAMADTLDDVVDRGTLRCGVVLDFPPIGYRDANNEPAGFDVEYCNDLAAALEVEAEILPLTWAERLPVIVTGRADVVFGATSDSLERARTVGFSIPYAIYYAQGVVNADSGIETFEDIRGKRVAAAIGTVPEQEWLKIAAEWGEEGNYQGYQSENEVFLAVAQGKADIGITTNTAVLPITQQYETVLAGPRMPWTTDYTSVVGKRQDVTWLNFLNLFVTHQARSGRYQELWGKYVGGETPELRIPGVMY, encoded by the coding sequence ATGCTCAAGAAACTCGTCGCACTGGCGGCCTTCACTACTTTCACAACAGGCCCTGCGATGGCGGACACGCTCGACGATGTCGTGGATCGCGGCACTCTTCGATGTGGCGTTGTTCTGGACTTTCCGCCGATCGGGTATCGCGACGCCAACAACGAACCGGCGGGTTTTGACGTGGAATACTGCAATGATCTGGCTGCGGCGCTTGAAGTTGAGGCGGAAATCCTGCCTTTGACCTGGGCCGAGCGCCTGCCGGTCATCGTGACCGGGCGCGCAGATGTCGTGTTCGGTGCGACCTCGGACAGCCTCGAACGGGCGCGGACCGTAGGCTTTTCCATTCCCTATGCAATCTACTACGCGCAGGGCGTCGTGAACGCGGACAGTGGGATCGAAACCTTCGAAGACATCCGCGGTAAACGGGTCGCCGCCGCGATTGGCACAGTGCCAGAGCAGGAATGGCTAAAGATCGCTGCCGAATGGGGTGAAGAAGGCAACTATCAGGGCTACCAGTCGGAAAACGAGGTGTTTCTGGCGGTCGCACAGGGCAAGGCCGATATCGGTATCACCACCAACACCGCCGTTCTGCCGATCACCCAGCAGTATGAAACCGTGCTGGCCGGTCCGCGTATGCCCTGGACCACCGATTACACCTCGGTCGTTGGCAAAAGACAGGACGTCACCTGGCTGAACTTCCTGAACCTGTTTGTTACACATCAGGCGCGTTCGGGCCGTTATCAGGAACTGTGGGGCAAATATGTCGGAGGCGAAACACCCGAGCTGCGCATTCCCGGTGTGATGTACTGA